The following coding sequences lie in one Nycticebus coucang isolate mNycCou1 chromosome 20, mNycCou1.pri, whole genome shotgun sequence genomic window:
- the LOC128572516 gene encoding putative vomeronasal receptor-like protein 4 — protein MNLFFIYATIKNCLFLQIGIGISANFFLFLFCIFILPLDHRVKPTDLTICHLAFIHIVKFFIAVLMGSPELFESLNFQNDLKCKAFFYLSRVIKDLSICTTSLLSMLQAITISPSTSWLARFKHKSTDYNIHVLFFLWSLTLSFNSSMIFYTVATSNVTQTNLLNIDKYCSLSPMSSIIRGLLFTLSLARHVSFVGVMLLSSAYMAILLLRHERRSQHLHSTRLPSKASPEKRATKTILLLVSCFVVMYWVDFIISFYSIMLWAYGPVIRNVQSLVVNTYATVSPLVLLSSDKRIINILQNIQEKWHKIKIIL, from the coding sequence atgaacttatttttcatttatgctacCATTAAAAACTGCTTATTTTTACAAATTGGTATTGGAATCTCAGCcaacttctttctcttcctcttctgcatTTTCATACTTCCTCTGGATCACAGGGTGAAACCCACTGACCTGACCATCTGTCACTTGGCCTTCATTCACATAGTGAAGTTCTTCATCGCAGTATTAATGGGGTCTCCAGAACTCTTTGAGTCATTGAACTTTCAGAATGACCTCAAATGTAAGGCGTTTTTCTACCTGAGCAGAGTGATCAAGGATCTCTCTATCTGCAccaccagcctcctgagcatgCTCCAGGCCATCACTATCAGCCCCAGCACCTCCTGGTTGGCCAGATTTAAACATAAATCCACAGATTACAATatccatgttttattctttttgtggtcCCTCACCTTGTCTTTTAACAGTAGCATGATCTTCTACACTGTAGCTACTTCTAATGTGACCCAGACAAATCTACTGAATATAGATAAATACTGCTCACTTTCTCCCATGAGCTCCATCATCAGGGGtcttctttttactttgtcaTTAGCAAGGCATGTCTCCTTTGTAGGAGTCATGCTGCTCTCAAGTGCATACATGGCAATTCTTTTGCTCAGGCATGAGAGACGATCCCAACATCTTCATAGCACCAGGCTTCCCTCTAAAGCCTCCCCAGAAAAGAGGGCCACCAAGACCATCCTGCTGCTAGTGAGTTGCTTTGTGGTCATGTACTGGGTAGATTTTATTATCTCATTCTACTCAATCATGTTATGGGCATATGGCCCAGTCATCCGGAATGTCCAGAGTCTTGTGGTCAATACCTATGCCACAGTCAGTCCTTTGGTGCTACTCAGTTCAGACAAAAGAATAATcaacattcttcaaaatatacAGGAGAAgtggcataaaataaaaataattctctga